A single genomic interval of Stieleria maiorica harbors:
- a CDS encoding DUF488 family protein, N3 subclade has translation MTWTRVMSNDELPPGQSKMVLVGNTIVALFNVDGTVYAIDDACPHQGAPLSEGRLDGCVVSCPWHRVEVDVTSGRLLSGPGIRDVACYAIKIDGEVVWVDVPDSGPCRRAIGRSTGGKQVIATTDGDRKGEAMKNQLPEIELARAYDAVPQDNRHYRVLVDRLWPRGVSKEKLNLDEWAKEFAPSNDLRRWFNHDPDRWDEFRQRYLKELDEIEGGFRSVIDDAGKRTILLIYGAKDERHNQAVVLKEWLLKHHGPPADA, from the coding sequence ATGACATGGACTCGCGTTATGTCGAACGACGAACTGCCGCCGGGCCAATCGAAGATGGTATTGGTCGGAAACACGATCGTTGCACTTTTCAACGTCGATGGAACGGTTTACGCCATCGATGATGCATGCCCGCACCAGGGAGCTCCTTTGAGTGAAGGCAGGCTAGATGGTTGTGTGGTATCCTGTCCTTGGCACCGTGTCGAGGTTGACGTCACCAGTGGTCGATTGCTCAGCGGCCCAGGAATTCGTGATGTCGCTTGCTACGCAATCAAAATCGATGGCGAAGTCGTCTGGGTCGACGTTCCTGATTCGGGCCCCTGCCGCAGGGCGATCGGCCGTTCAACCGGAGGCAAACAAGTGATCGCCACGACGGACGGTGATCGGAAAGGTGAAGCTATGAAAAATCAACTGCCGGAGATTGAACTTGCGAGAGCCTACGACGCAGTTCCTCAGGACAACCGCCATTACCGCGTGTTGGTGGACAGGCTCTGGCCGCGGGGGGTCTCAAAAGAAAAGCTAAACCTTGATGAATGGGCGAAAGAGTTTGCGCCCAGCAACGATCTGAGGAGATGGTTCAATCATGATCCCGACAGATGGGACGAGTTTCGCCAGCGGTACCTCAAAGAGCTTGATGAAATCGAGGGCGGATTTCGAAGCGTGATTGACGACGCGGGAAAACGAACGATTCTTTTGATCTATGGTGCAAAAGACGAGCGGCACAATCAAGCCGTGGTGTTGAAGGAATGGCTTTTGAAGCATCATGGACCACCAGCGGATGCATGA
- a CDS encoding uracil-DNA glycosylase family protein, with the protein MSLCALLEQIDRCRECESHLPAGPRPVVQAAEDAKILIVGQAPGRKVHQSGIPWDDASGKRLRAWMGVECEQFYDAKLVGIMPMGFCYPGRGRSGDLPPRKECERLWHRRLLDELPNIELTLLVGAYAQSRYLAEGHSKSLTENVANWRKYGPTVFPLPHPSPRNHGWLKANPWFEEELLPSLQVTIAGVLRRHKRHNRGSKIAQRPATLSPRKQT; encoded by the coding sequence ATGTCACTGTGCGCACTGCTAGAGCAGATTGATAGGTGCCGGGAATGTGAATCGCATCTTCCGGCAGGGCCTCGACCGGTTGTCCAAGCGGCCGAGGATGCGAAGATCCTGATCGTCGGACAGGCCCCCGGGCGAAAGGTGCATCAGTCGGGAATCCCCTGGGACGATGCCAGCGGGAAGCGTCTGCGGGCTTGGATGGGAGTTGAATGCGAACAGTTCTACGACGCCAAACTGGTAGGAATCATGCCAATGGGTTTCTGTTATCCGGGGCGCGGACGTTCTGGAGACCTGCCTCCACGGAAAGAATGCGAGAGATTGTGGCACCGTCGATTGCTCGACGAATTACCAAATATCGAGTTGACACTGCTGGTTGGGGCATATGCGCAATCCCGTTACCTAGCCGAGGGGCACAGCAAATCGCTGACGGAAAACGTCGCGAATTGGCGCAAGTACGGTCCTACTGTTTTTCCACTGCCACACCCCAGCCCAAGAAACCATGGTTGGTTGAAAGCCAACCCTTGGTTCGAGGAAGAGCTATTACCGAGTTTACAAGTGACGATTGCAGGCGTCTTGCGGCGGCACAAGCGACACAACAGGGGAAGCAAAATCGCTCAGAGGCCTGCGACTCTTTCGCCCCGAAAGCAAACCTGA
- a CDS encoding cupin domain-containing protein, whose protein sequence is MSIPHAAPGVPVNLRTQGDALAGKQSRAFIKTESFEVIRMVVSKGDEVCHNHKVDGPITIQCLDGCINLELDGSRHAVLADQWTYVPAGLRHTISGVEDSVVLLTFIFSQELQ, encoded by the coding sequence ATGTCGATTCCACATGCCGCTCCAGGAGTGCCCGTCAACCTGCGCACGCAGGGTGATGCGTTGGCTGGCAAACAATCGCGAGCCTTCATTAAGACCGAATCGTTCGAGGTGATTCGAATGGTCGTGTCGAAGGGCGACGAGGTCTGCCACAACCACAAGGTCGATGGCCCGATCACGATTCAATGTCTCGATGGCTGCATCAATCTGGAGCTCGACGGAAGTCGTCATGCCGTTCTTGCCGACCAGTGGACGTATGTGCCTGCTGGTCTTCGCCACACAATTTCGGGGGTCGAAGACTCGGTCGTGCTGCTGACTTTCATCTTTTCACAGGAGCTTCAATGA
- a CDS encoding tellurite resistance/C4-dicarboxylate transporter family protein: protein MKSLLRASSTLNPAYFALVMATGTVSTACHLLELPVIPTALFGINIAAFLSLVILSALRAIFFPRLLMADLIDHKRGVGFFTTVAACCVVGIQFLLLANAPAASVTLWTVGVVLGLALTNVVFTSLTVKQSKPTLAEGIHGDWLVSVVATQAVSVLGGMLSERLGSHREIALFFSASMWLAGGMLYIWIISLIFYRYTFFAMSASEMSPPYWINMGAMAISTLAGATLVSKADSSPILLQLLPFIKGLTLLFWATATWWIPMLVTLGIWRHVYKRVAFAYDPQYWSIVFPIGMYAVCTIRLAQELDAPYLLLIPNIFVYIALVAWGLTFLTMLRSLWKLRGH from the coding sequence ATGAAATCACTGCTGAGAGCCAGTTCCACGCTGAATCCTGCCTACTTCGCTCTGGTCATGGCAACCGGTACCGTTTCGACAGCCTGCCATTTGCTGGAATTGCCTGTGATCCCAACTGCTTTGTTCGGTATCAACATCGCCGCGTTTCTATCGCTGGTGATTCTCTCTGCCCTAAGGGCAATCTTTTTCCCGCGTCTGCTAATGGCCGATCTAATTGATCACAAGCGCGGAGTCGGTTTTTTTACGACCGTTGCCGCCTGCTGCGTCGTGGGAATTCAGTTTTTACTGCTTGCCAACGCTCCTGCGGCTTCCGTCACCCTGTGGACCGTCGGAGTCGTCCTTGGGCTCGCACTCACCAATGTGGTTTTCACCAGTTTGACGGTGAAACAGTCCAAGCCTACGTTGGCCGAAGGAATTCACGGCGATTGGTTGGTCTCGGTCGTCGCAACGCAAGCGGTTTCCGTTCTGGGGGGCATGCTGTCGGAACGGCTGGGATCGCACCGCGAGATCGCCCTGTTCTTTTCCGCTTCGATGTGGTTAGCCGGGGGTATGCTTTATATTTGGATCATCTCGCTGATATTTTATCGCTACACTTTTTTTGCGATGAGTGCGTCTGAGATGTCGCCTCCCTATTGGATCAACATGGGAGCCATGGCAATCTCCACTCTGGCGGGTGCAACTTTAGTCTCGAAGGCAGATAGCTCACCCATTTTGCTTCAATTGTTGCCGTTCATCAAAGGCTTGACATTGCTGTTCTGGGCGACGGCAACTTGGTGGATCCCCATGCTGGTGACGCTCGGCATTTGGCGTCATGTCTACAAGCGGGTTGCATTCGCTTACGACCCTCAGTACTGGAGCATCGTCTTCCCGATCGGAATGTACGCCGTATGCACGATTCGTTTGGCGCAGGAATTGGACGCGCCATATTTGTTGTTGATTCCGAACATCTTCGTCTACATTGCGCTCGTAGCGTGGGGACTCACTTTCCTGACGATGCTGCGATCGCTATGGAAACTGCGAGGACATTAA
- a CDS encoding cytochrome P450, giving the protein MKTLRLLSEAVVFELFFTPPRKVDDVKSDWDPDSSKVQCDQVAAYDEMRRRCPVAYSEARGWSLFRHADVMRVLHDPESFSNHVSQHLSVPNGMDPPEHTVYRKVIEPYFNPERIKSFEPTCRRIAADLIGNVVSKGNDVELISEVASHFAVQIQCAFLGWPVSLHDTLIDWNVKHHDATRKIDRKRLSELARTFETIVDGLIKHRIASSAGPHEDLTASLLHETVDGRRLSNEEITSILRNWTVGEVGTISAAIGILVHQLADDQNLQQQMRCEATLLPTAIDEILRVHNPLVNNRRTTTCPVQIGARQIEANERLSLNWISANRDETVFAEPTTVRLDRNPDKNLLYGAGLHVCPGAPLARMELQVFMEKLLELTTGIDFQPDVAPVLAAYPASGYALLPIHVSSESPSDQASLKNTIRTGVR; this is encoded by the coding sequence GTGAAAACATTGCGTCTATTGAGCGAAGCTGTAGTTTTCGAGTTGTTTTTCACGCCCCCCAGAAAGGTCGATGACGTGAAGTCAGATTGGGATCCCGATTCCTCCAAAGTCCAATGCGATCAAGTTGCTGCATACGACGAGATGCGACGTCGTTGTCCGGTGGCTTACAGCGAAGCCCGCGGCTGGTCCCTGTTTCGCCATGCTGATGTCATGCGAGTCCTGCATGATCCCGAGTCCTTTAGCAATCATGTCTCGCAGCATTTGTCGGTCCCCAACGGAATGGATCCACCGGAACACACGGTCTATCGCAAAGTCATCGAGCCCTACTTCAACCCTGAACGTATCAAGTCGTTCGAGCCAACGTGTCGCAGGATTGCCGCTGATCTGATAGGCAATGTCGTTTCAAAGGGAAACGACGTGGAGTTGATCTCGGAAGTGGCCAGCCACTTCGCCGTTCAAATCCAATGTGCCTTTCTCGGCTGGCCGGTGAGTTTGCATGACACACTCATTGATTGGAACGTAAAGCACCATGACGCGACACGAAAGATCGATCGCAAGAGACTTTCCGAATTGGCCCGCACGTTCGAGACGATTGTGGATGGTTTGATCAAGCATCGCATTGCTTCGTCTGCGGGACCGCACGAAGATTTGACCGCTTCGCTACTGCACGAAACCGTTGATGGTCGCCGACTGAGCAATGAAGAAATCACAAGCATCTTGCGCAATTGGACGGTCGGCGAAGTTGGCACGATTTCCGCCGCAATTGGAATTTTGGTTCATCAATTAGCCGACGACCAGAATTTGCAGCAACAAATGCGATGCGAGGCAACACTACTACCGACGGCGATTGACGAAATCCTGCGGGTTCACAACCCTTTGGTCAATAATCGACGGACTACGACCTGCCCCGTCCAAATAGGTGCTCGACAGATTGAAGCGAACGAGCGGCTGTCACTGAATTGGATATCAGCCAATCGTGATGAAACTGTATTTGCTGAACCAACCACCGTGAGATTGGACCGCAATCCGGATAAAAATTTGTTGTATGGTGCAGGGTTACATGTTTGCCCCGGTGCACCTCTCGCACGCATGGAACTTCAAGTGTTCATGGAAAAGCTACTGGAGCTAACGACGGGAATCGATTTTCAACCAGATGTCGCTCCCGTACTTGCAGCCTACCCGGCCAGCGGATATGCATTGCTGCCGATTCACGTTTCCAGTGAGTCACCATCGGATCAAGCTTCCTTGAAGAATACAATTCGGACGGGAGTACGATAG
- a CDS encoding outer membrane protein assembly factor BamB family protein produces the protein MVSLRSSRLACCFICLKEQSPMRDSLQTDLETPKTVNHWSRFIDRIHVPRHPYAPSPLRRVFCLTFLAILANSAVADNWPSFRNGGTSVVESEAPPIRWSPDHGIAWQVAIPGYGQSSPVVWNGTVYLTSSDGPWQTRQFVHSYELESGKHCWSREVSGSTKFENYFRNSRAAPTCVVDEHCIVSFFATGDVTAMDHQGEVLWTVALFDRFGMPVNERGTASSPCQTDDHVILVIDHSGPSYIVAINKSDGSIAWKTERGHRVPSWSSPVATTVANHDLIVISSADTIEAYDANNGAMLWQRSGLAGNHIPSATVVDGSVYTGSTQMFHSSASEEAIAGSNCKIDMGDLSESNAPTVVWSAERANSYYSSPLVFGGYVYYVNKSGVLYCVDAETGERCFAKRIGNPCWASAIGVTDDAGNQLIYFVTKNGFTVVLRPAPEYDQIARNQLWDAEAMVQAREEAKKSRESNRLPAEEAPEKTGPEKMLAGMPEKALHQLFSYDDPAVYGVAFAQDRLLIRTGQRLYCIGTKQ, from the coding sequence ATGGTATCGCTGCGATCAAGCCGACTCGCATGCTGCTTCATCTGCTTAAAGGAGCAAAGTCCAATGCGTGATTCGCTGCAAACGGACTTAGAGACGCCAAAGACAGTAAACCACTGGAGCAGATTCATCGACCGGATCCACGTCCCTAGGCATCCCTACGCACCGTCGCCTTTGCGTCGAGTTTTTTGCCTCACCTTTCTCGCCATACTTGCCAATTCCGCCGTCGCCGACAACTGGCCGAGTTTCCGCAACGGGGGGACGTCGGTGGTCGAGTCAGAAGCTCCACCAATTCGCTGGTCACCTGACCATGGCATCGCTTGGCAAGTCGCGATTCCCGGCTATGGTCAATCTTCACCGGTTGTTTGGAATGGAACGGTTTATTTGACTTCTAGCGACGGACCATGGCAAACACGCCAATTCGTTCATTCGTACGAATTGGAGTCGGGCAAGCACTGTTGGAGTCGCGAGGTTTCCGGGTCGACAAAGTTCGAGAACTATTTTCGCAATAGCCGGGCTGCGCCGACGTGCGTCGTTGATGAGCATTGCATCGTTTCGTTCTTCGCCACTGGCGATGTGACTGCGATGGACCATCAAGGCGAGGTTCTTTGGACGGTGGCACTATTCGATCGCTTCGGCATGCCAGTCAATGAACGGGGAACCGCCAGCTCTCCGTGCCAAACCGACGATCACGTTATCCTAGTCATCGATCACAGCGGACCATCGTACATCGTGGCGATCAACAAATCCGACGGTTCGATTGCATGGAAAACCGAGCGTGGCCATCGCGTTCCGTCATGGTCTTCTCCAGTCGCCACCACGGTCGCAAATCACGATCTGATCGTTATCAGTTCCGCGGACACGATTGAGGCGTACGACGCGAACAACGGAGCGATGCTTTGGCAACGCTCCGGGTTGGCGGGCAATCACATCCCGTCGGCAACGGTCGTGGACGGATCGGTGTACACGGGATCGACGCAAATGTTTCATTCCAGCGCGAGTGAGGAAGCAATAGCGGGATCGAATTGCAAGATTGACATGGGTGATCTAAGCGAAAGCAATGCGCCTACCGTTGTATGGTCAGCCGAACGCGCAAACTCGTACTATTCCTCGCCACTTGTCTTTGGGGGTTATGTCTATTATGTCAACAAATCAGGTGTGCTCTACTGCGTCGATGCAGAAACGGGGGAACGCTGCTTTGCCAAACGAATCGGAAATCCCTGCTGGGCATCTGCCATTGGGGTCACCGACGATGCTGGAAACCAGTTGATCTATTTCGTCACCAAAAATGGATTCACCGTGGTTTTGAGGCCTGCCCCAGAGTACGACCAGATTGCCCGCAATCAGTTATGGGACGCCGAAGCGATGGTGCAGGCACGGGAGGAAGCGAAAAAATCTCGCGAGTCCAATCGCCTCCCCGCCGAAGAAGCACCCGAAAAAACCGGACCTGAAAAGATGTTGGCTGGCATGCCTGAAAAGGCACTTCACCAGTTGTTTTCCTACGATGACCCAGCCGTGTACGGAGTCGCATTCGCTCAAGATCGATTACTGATTCGGACCGGCCAGCGTCTTTACTGTATCGGAACAAAGCAGTGA
- a CDS encoding cupin domain-containing protein, with amino-acid sequence MNQINQAIQLTNAIEIQNGSTVSKTLHQDGFLKTVLFAFDAGQELSEHTAAVPAIMHFLDGEANVTVGDQKSDAVAGSYYYMQANVPHGIAAIKPTRMLLHLLKGAKSNA; translated from the coding sequence ATGAATCAAATCAACCAAGCCATTCAATTGACGAACGCGATCGAAATTCAAAACGGGAGCACCGTCAGCAAGACATTGCACCAGGACGGGTTCTTGAAAACGGTTTTATTCGCGTTTGATGCTGGGCAAGAGCTTTCAGAGCACACCGCGGCCGTGCCAGCGATCATGCACTTTCTCGATGGCGAGGCAAATGTGACGGTCGGCGACCAGAAATCCGACGCGGTCGCCGGCAGCTACTACTATATGCAAGCGAACGTCCCTCATGGTATCGCTGCGATCAAGCCGACTCGCATGCTGCTTCATCTGCTTAAAGGAGCAAAGTCCAATGCGTGA
- a CDS encoding GYD domain-containing protein codes for MLRYHSLIKFTDTGASNVQDSIQRATAFGRSVELAGGKLVAQYWALGAFDGCVIFEAPDDKTATRLLVQLARDGFVRTQTMQVFDNKEAAELLNH; via the coding sequence ATGTTGCGATACCACTCCTTGATCAAATTCACGGATACCGGCGCGTCGAACGTTCAAGACTCGATCCAACGGGCGACGGCGTTCGGGAGATCAGTCGAACTGGCGGGCGGCAAGCTAGTCGCCCAGTATTGGGCCCTTGGGGCGTTTGATGGATGTGTCATTTTCGAAGCCCCCGACGACAAGACCGCAACACGCCTGCTCGTTCAACTTGCAAGAGACGGTTTTGTGCGGACGCAAACGATGCAGGTTTTCGACAATAAGGAAGCCGCCGAGCTACTAAATCACTAG
- the ric gene encoding iron-sulfur cluster repair di-iron protein: MLTLDPNQTVGDFVRQSPSLARVFERLNIDYCCGGKVTLARACEKRGIDTADVLQQLDKCNADAQTDRFVDADGMTLTELADHIESTHHAYLKEELPRLDLMTEKVARVHGDNEPRLQTVRDAFVALKAELEPHMMKEERILFPIIRQLEASSDRPEFHCGSVANPIRQMQHEHDEAGKLLETLSESTDQYSPPEWACNTYRAMLDALKRLEADMHQHVHKENNVLFVKALAIE, encoded by the coding sequence ATGTTAACTCTCGACCCCAATCAAACCGTGGGCGACTTTGTGCGTCAAAGCCCCAGTCTGGCTCGCGTGTTCGAACGTCTCAACATTGATTACTGCTGCGGTGGAAAAGTCACGCTAGCGCGTGCCTGCGAAAAACGCGGTATCGACACGGCCGACGTCTTGCAACAACTCGACAAGTGCAACGCTGATGCCCAAACCGATCGTTTCGTCGATGCCGATGGGATGACGCTGACCGAGTTGGCCGACCACATCGAGTCCACGCATCATGCTTACCTGAAGGAGGAGCTGCCGAGGCTGGACTTGATGACTGAGAAAGTCGCTCGAGTGCACGGGGACAATGAGCCGCGGCTGCAGACGGTTCGTGATGCGTTTGTCGCCTTAAAAGCCGAATTGGAACCACACATGATGAAAGAAGAACGCATACTATTTCCAATTATTCGGCAACTGGAGGCATCGTCCGACCGCCCTGAGTTCCACTGCGGTAGTGTTGCGAACCCGATTCGTCAGATGCAGCATGAACACGACGAAGCCGGCAAGCTATTAGAGACTCTAAGCGAATCCACGGATCAATACTCGCCACCTGAATGGGCATGCAATACTTACCGGGCGATGCTTGATGCGCTGAAACGTCTTGAAGCCGACATGCACCAGCATGTCCACAAGGAGAACAATGTGCTATTCGTCAAAGCGCTGGCGATTGAGTAA
- a CDS encoding nitric-oxide reductase large subunit, translated as MKRLWLAFTAVMVVSFLVLGWIGTRIYQEMPPIPDKFVTTDGVTLVESGEIGKGQNVWQSLGGMQVGSIWGHGSYVAPDWTADWLHREAMFILDKWGGAEFGQPFDELDEEHQGQLIGRLSKMMHTNTYDESTGVATIAPIRAEAFAANVEHYKTVFIDGNADYAIPPGTISDEQRLHKFATFIFWTSWAASTTRPSDIASYTNNWPHEPLVGNRPTGDNIVWTGVSVIMLLAGISAMAWWYASRREEEEKAEGIAASDPLSRWQATPSQKATIKYFWVVAALIFAQMSLGIVTAHYGVEGEGFYGFPLAEYLPYSVSRTWHVQIGLFWIATAWLAAGLFIGPLVSNHEPKFQRLGVNVLFAALLLVVVGSLTGEWLSVKNYMSDSVSFYLGHQGYEYVELGRLWQIALMAGLLLWLVLMLRVLWPALRQAAHAEDTAEAVQSFDVDRSRPELKAIGTSGQGNVEAKSQRHLVTLLAVATGAIALFYGAGLTWGQHSHLTMVEYWRWWVVHLWVEGFFEVFATTVIAFVFMRLNLVRPGLAAAAALLSATIFLAGGIIGTCHHLYFSGTPVVALAWGSVFSALEVVPLTLIGFDAMEDLRRSKASPWVRRYKWPIYFFVAVAFWNMIGAGLFGFMINPPIALYYMQGLNTTPLHGHAALFGVYGMLGIGLMLMCLRVLIPARSWKDGALKVGFWGMNIGLMAMCVLSLLPVGLLQTKASVETGYWFARSSEFMQTDLMQTLRWMRVPGDTIFFLGAVALVWFVFGLWTGHSFSKQDDGFDQPQLRSS; from the coding sequence ATGAAACGTCTTTGGCTCGCATTTACAGCCGTGATGGTTGTCTCGTTCCTGGTCCTAGGCTGGATTGGAACACGAATCTATCAAGAGATGCCGCCGATCCCTGACAAGTTTGTCACCACGGACGGAGTGACGCTTGTTGAAAGCGGCGAAATTGGCAAGGGCCAAAATGTTTGGCAGTCGTTGGGTGGCATGCAGGTGGGTTCGATCTGGGGGCACGGTAGCTATGTCGCTCCTGACTGGACGGCTGACTGGTTGCATCGTGAAGCCATGTTCATCCTTGACAAATGGGGCGGGGCCGAGTTTGGGCAGCCATTTGATGAATTGGACGAAGAACACCAAGGCCAACTCATCGGGCGATTGTCGAAGATGATGCACACCAACACCTATGATGAGTCGACGGGTGTGGCCACAATCGCCCCGATTCGCGCGGAGGCGTTCGCAGCGAATGTCGAACATTACAAAACTGTGTTCATCGACGGCAACGCCGACTACGCCATCCCGCCGGGAACGATTTCCGATGAGCAGCGGCTTCACAAATTCGCAACGTTCATCTTTTGGACATCTTGGGCCGCTTCCACGACACGGCCCAGTGACATCGCCAGCTATACCAACAACTGGCCACACGAACCGTTGGTCGGCAATCGGCCTACGGGTGACAACATCGTGTGGACCGGTGTCAGCGTGATCATGTTGCTTGCCGGAATCTCCGCAATGGCTTGGTGGTACGCTTCTCGTCGCGAAGAAGAGGAAAAAGCGGAGGGGATCGCGGCTTCCGACCCGCTTTCACGATGGCAGGCCACGCCCTCGCAGAAGGCAACGATCAAGTATTTTTGGGTCGTCGCCGCGTTGATCTTTGCACAGATGAGCCTGGGGATCGTGACGGCCCACTACGGCGTCGAGGGCGAGGGGTTCTACGGGTTTCCATTGGCCGAATACTTACCCTATAGCGTTTCGCGGACTTGGCACGTGCAAATCGGGCTCTTTTGGATCGCGACCGCCTGGCTGGCCGCGGGACTGTTCATTGGACCACTGGTCAGCAATCACGAACCCAAGTTCCAGCGGCTAGGCGTCAACGTTTTGTTCGCTGCCTTGTTGCTAGTTGTCGTGGGTTCATTGACTGGAGAATGGCTCAGCGTCAAGAACTACATGAGCGATTCCGTTTCGTTTTATCTCGGACATCAAGGTTATGAGTATGTGGAGCTCGGCCGACTTTGGCAGATCGCCTTGATGGCAGGACTATTGCTGTGGCTTGTGCTCATGCTACGAGTACTCTGGCCCGCCCTTCGACAGGCCGCTCACGCGGAAGACACCGCAGAAGCCGTGCAAAGTTTCGATGTGGACCGGAGCCGTCCCGAGCTGAAAGCCATCGGAACATCCGGCCAAGGAAACGTCGAGGCGAAATCGCAGCGTCATCTGGTCACGTTGTTGGCGGTTGCCACTGGTGCGATCGCCTTATTCTATGGAGCCGGCCTTACCTGGGGGCAGCACTCTCACCTGACGATGGTCGAGTACTGGCGATGGTGGGTCGTTCATTTGTGGGTGGAAGGATTCTTCGAAGTCTTCGCCACAACCGTCATCGCATTCGTGTTCATGCGTCTGAATCTCGTGCGTCCTGGATTGGCCGCGGCGGCCGCACTGTTGTCGGCAACGATCTTTCTGGCTGGGGGGATCATCGGAACGTGTCATCACCTGTACTTCTCCGGCACTCCGGTGGTGGCGCTTGCATGGGGCTCGGTATTCAGCGCCTTAGAGGTCGTGCCGTTAACGTTGATTGGCTTTGACGCCATGGAGGACCTTCGACGCAGCAAGGCATCGCCGTGGGTTCGGCGATACAAATGGCCGATCTACTTCTTCGTTGCCGTGGCGTTCTGGAACATGATCGGGGCCGGGTTGTTCGGATTCATGATCAATCCCCCCATCGCTCTTTATTACATGCAAGGTCTCAACACAACACCGCTGCACGGGCACGCCGCGTTGTTCGGTGTTTACGGTATGCTTGGCATCGGACTGATGTTGATGTGCTTGCGAGTCCTGATCCCAGCTCGATCATGGAAAGACGGTGCGTTGAAGGTCGGCTTCTGGGGCATGAACATCGGTTTGATGGCGATGTGCGTGCTGAGCCTATTGCCCGTTGGACTGCTGCAAACGAAAGCCTCTGTCGAAACCGGTTATTGGTTTGCCCGCAGCAGTGAGTTTATGCAGACGGATCTGATGCAGACCTTGCGTTGGATGCGTGTCCCAGGCGACACGATCTTTTTCTTGGGAGCCGTCGCACTGGTGTGGTTCGTGTTCGGCTTGTGGACCGGCCATTCGTTTTCAAAGCAAGACGATGGTTTCGACCAACCTCAACTGCGATCGTCTTAA
- the hmpA gene encoding NO-inducible flavohemoprotein: MLSEKTVQIVKEITPLVAANAETITRRFYERMFEANPEVKAFFNQAHQHTGGQQKALAGAICAYFTHIDNPAVLMPAVELIAQKHCSLGIKAEHYPIVGENLLAAVKDVMGDAATDEIIDAVAEAYGFLADIFIERESGIYKEQESTPGGWNGTRNFLVSRKVPESDVVTSFYLKPEDEGPLPPFKPGQYITVHIEHPNTPTSPRNYSLSDRPGESHFRISVKREERPIADAPDGLISNHLHDAIAEGHRIKLGPPCGEFTVDATRVAKPIVLLAGGIGITPLLSMAKSIVHANPDAHIYFLQAARNSKLHAFADELRNLAEAAPNVHTHVLYDQPLPGDVETNACDAVGLVTTELLRTWTPYEEADFYFCGPKPFMQSVHASLRELGVDEHRVRYEFFGPKQEFHATIPA; this comes from the coding sequence ATGCTGAGCGAAAAAACGGTCCAAATCGTTAAGGAAATCACGCCCCTGGTCGCCGCCAACGCCGAGACCATCACGCGTCGATTCTACGAACGTATGTTCGAGGCCAACCCCGAGGTGAAGGCATTTTTTAATCAGGCACACCAGCATACCGGTGGGCAACAAAAGGCCTTGGCCGGTGCGATTTGTGCCTACTTTACGCACATTGACAATCCTGCCGTCCTGATGCCAGCGGTCGAGTTGATCGCCCAGAAACATTGCTCACTGGGCATCAAGGCGGAGCATTATCCGATTGTCGGCGAAAACCTGCTCGCGGCCGTCAAGGACGTCATGGGCGATGCCGCGACCGACGAAATCATTGACGCCGTCGCGGAGGCATACGGGTTTCTGGCGGACATCTTCATCGAACGTGAGTCTGGGATCTACAAGGAACAGGAGTCGACTCCCGGCGGGTGGAACGGTACACGCAATTTTTTGGTTTCCCGGAAAGTTCCCGAAAGCGATGTCGTCACTTCGTTCTATTTGAAGCCGGAAGACGAGGGGCCGCTCCCTCCGTTCAAGCCCGGTCAGTACATCACCGTCCACATTGAACACCCCAATACGCCGACCTCTCCGCGCAACTACAGTTTGTCTGATCGCCCCGGCGAGTCGCATTTTCGCATCAGTGTCAAACGGGAAGAACGGCCGATCGCCGATGCACCCGACGGCTTGATCTCGAACCACCTGCATGATGCGATTGCCGAAGGGCACCGAATCAAACTGGGGCCACCCTGTGGTGAATTCACGGTGGATGCAACGAGGGTCGCCAAGCCGATCGTATTACTCGCCGGTGGTATCGGAATCACGCCTCTGCTTTCGATGGCGAAATCCATCGTGCATGCCAATCCCGACGCTCACATTTACTTCTTGCAGGCTGCTCGCAATAGCAAATTGCACGCTTTTGCCGATGAACTCCGCAATTTGGCCGAAGCCGCGCCGAATGTGCACACCCATGTTCTATACGACCAGCCGCTCCCTGGTGACGTGGAAACCAATGCGTGCGATGCCGTCGGGTTGGTGACAACGGAGCTGTTGCGGACCTGGACTCCGTATGAAGAGGCAGATTTCTACTTCTGTGGCCCCAAGCCGTTCATGCAATCGGTGCACGCGAGTTTGCGAGAGCTAGGCGTGGATGAGCATCGCGTACGCTACGAGTTTTTTGGTCCCAAACAAGAGTTTCACGCCACGATCCCAGCTTAG